In Methylacidiphilum infernorum V4, a single window of DNA contains:
- a CDS encoding DNA topoisomerase III, giving the protein MGKTLVIAEKPSVAQDIAEALGGFPKGRKDIYENDRMIISSAVGHVVELCLPAEMDSRHRQWSLSNLPILPSSFSLKPIQKHKDRLNLLLSLLHREDVDLIINACDAGREGELVFRYLIRFAQVNKPIQRLWLQSMTKDAIIEAFKNLRPLREVEGLACAAVSRSESDWLIGINGTRALTALHSNSKGFRLTSVGRVQTPTLALVVERDKEILSFQPKPYWEILATFRSKQGEYKAKWFSRNSQHEGEDNHPERIENEDQCQSIIEKCLNKEGIVTEEKKVSQQSPPLLYDLTSLQREANNRFGFSAQRTLQIVQSLYENHKLITYPRTDSKFLPEDYVPRVKEVLKNLSHGPFETFAREILSQNWVQPANKIFNNQKVSDHFAIIPTTHKPTTLNANEEKIYQLIVRRFLATFYPPAQWEITKRITVVEEESFRTEGKILKSAGWLKVYRDSNPAQNTEEDVLCPIEQGEKVLNLAMEKIAKETKPPAHFTEATLLSAMESAGKLVEDETLREAMAKKGLGTPATRAGIIEGLIEDGYIRRQDGKALVATPKAFALIELLSAAQIQTLRSAELTGEWEFKLQMMEKEKYSQEKFMEEIYQLTASIVDKAKALGSIANVKKALPLFTPQGKAIEETLYEYQAPDGSFHVNKYIAGRPLFPDELEKLISQRTIGPLKGFYNKKGQPFTATLKLEDERGTLRFEFEKDESQGEDKQILSEESLGSCPIDNSPVLEAKEYYACLNYFSDQNSHKCPFKVNKKILEQEISREEMKKLLLEKKTSLLTHFRSKKKKKNFSAYLVLKDKGKLGFEFPAGANNKNRTSSSTQKEKKEKETAAKKKPKRKKTSNQPTPKKGES; this is encoded by the coding sequence ATGGGCAAAACATTAGTGATTGCTGAAAAACCGAGTGTAGCTCAAGATATAGCCGAAGCCTTAGGAGGTTTTCCTAAGGGAAGAAAAGACATTTATGAAAATGACCGGATGATCATCAGCTCGGCGGTAGGTCACGTCGTCGAGCTCTGTCTTCCCGCTGAAATGGACAGCCGTCATAGGCAGTGGTCTTTATCCAACCTCCCCATACTGCCTTCTTCCTTTTCTTTAAAACCTATTCAAAAACACAAGGACAGGCTCAATCTCCTCCTTTCACTGCTCCACAGAGAAGACGTCGACCTTATTATCAATGCCTGTGATGCTGGAAGAGAAGGAGAACTGGTTTTTCGCTATCTCATCCGTTTTGCACAAGTCAATAAGCCTATCCAAAGACTCTGGCTACAATCCATGACCAAGGATGCCATTATAGAGGCTTTTAAAAATTTAAGACCGCTTAGAGAAGTAGAAGGATTGGCTTGTGCTGCGGTCTCCAGGTCTGAAAGTGATTGGCTTATCGGGATCAATGGGACAAGGGCCCTCACAGCTCTTCACTCCAACTCCAAGGGCTTTAGACTCACTTCCGTAGGGAGGGTTCAAACTCCAACACTGGCACTCGTTGTCGAAAGAGACAAAGAAATCCTCTCTTTCCAACCAAAACCATACTGGGAAATCCTGGCCACCTTTAGATCCAAGCAGGGAGAGTACAAGGCGAAGTGGTTCTCAAGGAATTCCCAACATGAAGGAGAAGATAACCATCCCGAACGGATAGAAAATGAGGATCAATGCCAAAGTATCATTGAAAAATGCTTGAACAAAGAAGGGATAGTCACCGAAGAAAAAAAAGTTTCCCAGCAATCCCCTCCCCTTCTCTACGATCTGACCAGCTTGCAAAGAGAAGCCAACAACCGTTTTGGTTTCAGTGCTCAAAGAACTTTGCAGATTGTACAATCCTTATACGAAAATCACAAACTGATCACCTATCCACGAACCGATTCGAAGTTTCTCCCCGAGGACTATGTCCCTAGAGTCAAGGAAGTCCTGAAAAACCTTTCCCATGGTCCCTTCGAGACTTTCGCCCGGGAAATTCTTTCCCAAAATTGGGTTCAGCCCGCCAACAAGATTTTCAATAACCAGAAAGTTTCCGATCATTTTGCCATCATTCCTACGACGCACAAGCCGACTACCCTCAATGCTAACGAGGAAAAAATCTACCAATTAATCGTCCGGAGATTCTTGGCCACCTTTTATCCTCCAGCCCAGTGGGAAATCACCAAAAGGATAACGGTTGTCGAAGAGGAAAGCTTTAGGACTGAAGGCAAAATACTCAAGTCGGCAGGATGGTTAAAAGTGTACAGGGATTCCAATCCTGCCCAAAACACGGAAGAAGACGTCCTTTGTCCCATAGAACAGGGAGAAAAAGTGCTTAACCTGGCGATGGAAAAAATCGCCAAGGAAACTAAACCTCCTGCTCATTTTACCGAAGCGACACTCCTTTCGGCCATGGAAAGTGCAGGCAAGCTCGTCGAGGATGAAACACTCAGAGAAGCGATGGCCAAGAAAGGGTTAGGGACGCCGGCAACAAGAGCCGGAATTATCGAGGGACTCATAGAAGATGGCTACATAAGAAGGCAAGACGGCAAGGCCCTGGTTGCCACTCCTAAGGCCTTTGCCCTTATAGAACTGCTTTCTGCAGCCCAAATCCAAACTCTAAGATCTGCAGAACTCACCGGGGAATGGGAATTTAAGCTTCAAATGATGGAAAAAGAGAAATATTCCCAGGAAAAATTCATGGAGGAGATCTACCAACTCACGGCTTCAATCGTGGATAAAGCCAAGGCCTTGGGATCAATCGCCAACGTGAAAAAGGCTCTTCCCTTGTTTACCCCCCAAGGTAAAGCTATTGAAGAAACTCTCTACGAGTATCAAGCCCCGGATGGCTCTTTTCATGTTAATAAATACATTGCGGGTAGACCGTTATTTCCCGATGAACTGGAAAAATTGATCAGTCAAAGAACGATCGGGCCCTTGAAAGGATTTTATAACAAAAAAGGTCAACCCTTCACGGCAACCCTAAAACTGGAAGATGAGAGGGGAACCCTCCGTTTCGAGTTTGAAAAAGATGAATCCCAAGGAGAAGATAAACAGATCCTTTCCGAGGAATCTCTTGGTTCTTGCCCCATAGACAACTCCCCTGTTCTCGAAGCCAAGGAATACTACGCCTGCTTGAATTATTTTTCCGATCAAAACAGCCACAAATGCCCTTTTAAAGTAAACAAAAAGATTTTAGAACAGGAGATTTCAAGAGAAGAGATGAAAAAGCTTCTCCTTGAAAAAAAGACTTCTTTGCTTACCCACTTCCGGTCCAAAAAAAAGAAAAAAAACTTTTCTGCCTATCTCGTTTTAAAAGATAAAGGAAAGCTTGGCTTTGAATTCCCTGCCGGGGCAAACAACAAGAATAGGACTTCTTCTTCCACTCAAAAGGAAAAGAAAGAGAAAGAAACAGCTGCCAAGAAAAAGCCTAAAAGAAAAAAAACAAGTAATCAGCCCACACCCAAGAAAGGAGAGTCATAA
- the dprA gene encoding DNA-processing protein DprA — MDVSKIRLYLRLLQAASIGSKTALKMIKALGNIENVFQSSPRNISERCGLPTKMIEKIFKPEEKTWIDQQINLCLKQQIDIVCYEEEFYPPLLREIDSPPLLLFIKGKIPKHWQNAIALVGTRNPTPYGIQTARKLAYQIAYAGFPVISGFALGIDTQAHLGALAANGTTWAVLGSGIDHCYPAQNYELSERISAQGLLISEFPMGTAPTRFTFPLRNRIISGLSVGVVIVEAAQGSGALLTAQLALEQGRLVFAVPGRIDNPCSFGPNQLIKQGAKLVDQLQDILEEIHYLHPKVKVDSKKMNRKDQTPIAIELSKDERLVYEALNDQEMSLDELAEKTDLAVSVLCPLLIRLEMKKIVQQLPGNRYAKI; from the coding sequence ATGGACGTATCAAAAATACGATTATACCTCCGGCTTTTACAGGCAGCAAGCATAGGATCAAAAACAGCCCTAAAAATGATCAAGGCCTTGGGAAACATCGAAAATGTTTTCCAGTCTTCCCCAAGGAACATATCTGAACGATGTGGGCTACCCACAAAAATGATCGAGAAAATCTTCAAGCCAGAAGAGAAAACCTGGATCGACCAGCAGATTAATCTTTGTCTCAAGCAGCAAATCGATATCGTTTGTTATGAAGAGGAGTTTTATCCTCCTTTACTCCGGGAAATCGACTCTCCTCCCCTCTTGCTTTTTATAAAAGGAAAAATTCCGAAACATTGGCAAAATGCCATTGCTCTAGTCGGGACGAGAAATCCTACCCCTTATGGAATACAAACGGCAAGAAAACTGGCTTACCAGATAGCCTATGCCGGGTTTCCCGTTATTTCCGGCTTTGCCCTAGGCATAGATACCCAAGCCCATCTCGGAGCCCTTGCCGCCAATGGAACCACATGGGCTGTCCTGGGATCGGGTATCGACCACTGTTATCCTGCGCAAAATTATGAACTTTCAGAAAGAATATCGGCCCAAGGCCTTCTTATAAGTGAATTTCCAATGGGAACAGCTCCAACCCGTTTTACTTTTCCGCTGAGAAATAGAATAATAAGCGGACTGTCTGTCGGAGTGGTTATTGTAGAAGCAGCTCAAGGAAGTGGAGCTCTTTTGACGGCTCAACTGGCCCTTGAACAAGGAAGGCTTGTTTTTGCCGTTCCCGGAAGAATCGATAATCCCTGTTCCTTTGGCCCCAATCAGCTCATTAAACAAGGGGCAAAGCTCGTTGACCAGTTGCAGGACATCCTAGAAGAAATCCACTACTTGCATCCCAAGGTCAAAGTTGACTCAAAAAAGATGAACAGAAAGGATCAAACCCCAATAGCGATAGAGCTTTCCAAGGATGAGCGTTTGGTTTATGAAGCTTTAAATGACCAAGAAATGTCGTTAGATGAACTTGCAGAAAAAACGGATTTGGCCGTCTCTGTGCTTTGTCCCCTTCTCATTCGCTTAGAGATGAAAAAAATCGTCCAACAGCTTCCCGGAAACCGTTATGCCAAGATCTAG